The following coding sequences are from one Eucalyptus grandis isolate ANBG69807.140 chromosome 11, ASM1654582v1, whole genome shotgun sequence window:
- the LOC104425277 gene encoding transcription repressor MYB6: MRNPSSSSSSNSPSKPTPCCSKVGIKRGPWTPEEDEILASYVKKEGEGRWRTLPKRAGLMRCGKSCRLRWMNYLRPSVKRGQIAPDEEDLILRLHRLLGNRWSLIAGRIPGRTDNEIKNYWNTHLSKKLISQGIDPRTHKPLELIPNMPTSDDHDFAPASISPQNPTASEFQVTNGDHYQVAITDNTQDPKDVMTNLQDLHQNPRVDHQGGVNQNWQNLDGSAIRAGSSSHRSEAQTHAQFYMDNSNEDVFSSFLDSLINEDGYTNQHQRATSFLPMVSPTFNNQGAIWEAELRAAMGPSADQQKWNL; the protein is encoded by the exons atgaGGAATCCATCGTCGTCCTCTTCGTCGAATTCGCCGAGCAAGCCGACGCCATGCTGTAGCAAAGTGGGAATCAAGAGAGGCCCTTGGACGCCTGAGGAAGACGAGATTCTGGCGAGCTACGTAAAGAAGGAAGGGGAAGGGAGGTGGAGGACTCTGCCGAAGCGGGCAGGGCTTATGCGCTGTGGCAAGAGCTGCCGCCTCCGGTGGATGAACTATCTCCGGCCATCTGTCAAGAGGGGGCAGATCGCACCAGACGAGGAAGATCTCATCCTGAGGCTCCACCGATTGCTTGGTAACAG GTGGTCCCTGATAGCTGGCAGAATTCCAGGGAGGACAGACAACGAGATCAAGAACTACTGGAACACTCATCTCAGCAAGAAACTCATCAGCCAAGGAATAGACCCGAGGACCCACAAGCCATTAGAACTTATCCCCAACATGCCAACATCAGATGACCATGATTTTGCACCCGCTTCAATCTCCCCACAAAACCCTACTGCATCTGAGTTTCAAGTGACTAATGGCGATCACTATCAAGTCGCCATAACTGATAACACCCAGGACCCTAAGGACGTGATGACTAACCTGCAAGATCTGCATCAAAACCCTAGGGTTGATCATCAGGGTGGTGTCAATCAGAATTGGCAGAATCTTGATGGGTCAGCGATAAGGGCCGGATCTTCGTCACACCGTAGTGAAGCGCAGACCCATGCTCAATTCTACATGGACAACAGCAATGAGGACGTGTTCTCTTCATTCTTGGATTCTCTGATCAACGAGGATGGGTACACGAATCAGCATCAGCGTGCGACTTCTTTCCTTCCTATGGTTTCTCCTACCTTCAATAATCAAGGAGCCATCTGGGAAGCTGAATTGAGAGCTGCAATGGGGCCATCAGCTGATCAGCAAAAATGGAACCTATAA
- the LOC104425278 gene encoding protein PXR1-like: MANERKAKELEEFIYAEKETPDECKEEITKDGEKPLNEEKNECCEPSADKLEEDEETKKEETKLKDKKKKKKPKTVEEEEAMYKDIGKLKQRLEKIDSKIKAQLEKKAFFSQKLKEAEAANGETSEKPDPKEVAAADRA; the protein is encoded by the coding sequence ATGGCAAACGAACGAAAAGCCAAGGAACTGGAGGAGTTCATCTATGCAGAGAAGGAGACGCCAGATGAATGCAAAGAGGAAATAACAAAAGATGGAGAGAAGCCTTTGAACGAGGAGAAGAATGAATGTTGTGAGCCATCAGCCGACAAACTTGAGGAGGATGAAGagaccaagaaagaagagaCGAAGTtgaaggacaagaagaagaagaagaaacccaaGACCGTTGAGGAAGAGGAGGCCATGTACAAGGACATCGGCAAGCTGAAGCAGAGGCTCGAGAAGATCGATAGCAAGATCAAAGCTCAACTGGAGAAGAAAGCATTCTTCTCCCAGAAACTAAAGGAGGCCGAGGCCGCGAACGGGGAGACTTCCGAGAAGCCCGACCCGAAAGAAGTTGCAGCAGCTGATAGAGCATAG